A region from the Antennarius striatus isolate MH-2024 chromosome 22, ASM4005453v1, whole genome shotgun sequence genome encodes:
- the nrcama gene encoding neuronal cell adhesion molecule a isoform X12 — protein MDGKRTWVATFSTVLLIFLSQETSALEVPLDLPQPPTITLQSPKDYIFDPRENIVIHCEAKGKPHPGFSWTRNGTHFDVESDSKVLMKPGSGTLVIDISEGKAEAYEGTYQCIVHNEHGTALSNKVVIRQSRSPLWTKERNEVIQVQTGDFLVLHCRPPAGLPPPDIVWMDSNFQRLPLDSRVSQALNGDLYFSNVLPEDSRPDYICYARFPHTQTIQQKQPISVTVLNNSPRGEHRPSFMTPLGATSTKMALRGETLVLECIAEGLPTPNITWQKDGGELPSGRTKFHNFQKTLQIHDVTEADAGDYRCKATNSLGVAQHVIEVTVKAAPFWIGAPRNLILAPNETGILTCRVGGEPKPKISWFVNSVPIDNAPKDRSRKVDDDTVILSHVQSGSSAVYQCNASNEFGYVLANAFVSVLAEPPRVLTPPNRVYQVITNNPALLHCASFGSPIPTITWFKDMQTSIKNGDHYVIHENGTLEIHVAQPLNSGKYTCIATNNLGIRENHVYLEVKEPTRILTPPEYKVVQRGMSASFDCKVKHDPSLVPTMSWLKDNGELPDDERFVVGEDRLTIRDVTDGDQGTYTCITNTTLDQDSASAMLTVVEATPTPAIVYAKPDPPIGLELADQMERSVQLSWTPGDEHNSPTQKFLIQYEDLLHQPGVWLNLTEVEGSITKAQLNLSPYIYYSFRVFAVNQVGYSEPSQPSSQYRTNPAAPDENPRNVEGVGKTADNLVISWTPLTGFQSNGPGLVYKVQWRQKDVDEDWSSESIANVSHFVVSGIPTYVPYEIKVQALNDYGNGPEPEVVIGYSGEDLPLSGPDNVQVMVHNSTLAEVHWEPVSPSSVRGKLLGYKVYYQRERGLHEAEGEVTKEEHTLTFSGNRSDGRLPGLRPYSLYSLSIRALNSKGEGPTSQTKTFETLEGVPGPPSFLNVINPTLDSLTLKWGPPKENNGRLIGYTLTYQPVNSTSVLGPLQTKNFLANETTIILENLNSSMLYKFHLTAQTIKGSGPARVEEAITVMDTTVLSRQVDIATQGWFIGLMCVIALLILVLLIVCFIKRNKGGKYPVKEKEDAHQDPEIQPMKEDDGTFGEYSDTEDHKPLKGSRTPSNGTVRRDESDDSLVDYGEGGDGQFNEDGSFIGQYSGKKEKDTHEGNESSEAPSPVNAMNSFV, from the exons ATGGATGGGAAGAGAACGTGGGTGGCGACTTTCAGCACCGTCCTGTTGATATTTTTGAGTCAGGAGACCTCGGCGTTGGAAGTGCCTCTTGATC TGCCACAACCCCCTACCATAACGCTACAGTCTCCCAAGGATTACATCTTTGATCCACGGGAGAACATCGTCATCCACTGTGAGGCCAAGGGGAAGCCTCATCCCGG ATTTTCGTGGACCAGAAACGGGACCCACTTTGATGTCGAGAGTGACTCCAAAGTTCTGATGAAACCCGGTTCTGGGACTCTGGTCATTGACATCAGTGAAGGAAAGGCCGAGGCGTACGAGGGAACGTACCAGTGTATCGTCCACAACGAACACGGCACCGCTCTGTCCAACAAAGTCGTCATCAGACAGTCCA GGTCCCCCTTGTGGacaaaagagagaaatgaagtTATTCAGGTGCAGACGGGGGACTTCCTGGTGCTGCACTGCCGACCCCCTGCCGGGTTGCCCCCTCCCGACATCGTCTGGATGGATAGCA ACTTCCAGAGACTGCCCCTGGATAGCCGGGTGTCTCAGGCTCTGAATGGAGATTTGTACTTTTCGAATGTCCTCCCAGAAGACAGCAGGCCGGACTACATCTGCTACGCTCGCTTCCCTCACACGCAAACCATCCAGCAGAAGCAGCCAATCTCAGTCACAGTGCTGAACA ATAGCCCAAGGGGGGAGCATCGCCCGAGTTTCATGACGCCTTTGGGCGCCACAAGTACCAAGATGGCTCTGCGAGGGGAGACTCTGGTGCTGGAATGCATCGCCGAAGGCTT GCCCACTCCAAACATCACCTGGCAGAAAGATGGAGGAGAGCTCCCATCCGGCAGGACGAAGTTTCACAACTTCCAGAAAACGCTCCAGATTCACGACGTGACTGAAGCTGATGCCGGGGATTATCGCTGCAAGGCCACAAACAGCCTCGGCGTGGCACAGCACGTCATCGAGGTCACGGTTAAAG CGGCTCCTTTCTGGATCGGTGCTCCCAGGAATCTGATCCTCGCCCCGAACGAGACAGGTATCCTGACGTGTCGAGTCGGCGGGGAGCCAAAACCTAAAATCAGCTGGTTTGTCAACAGCGTCCCGATAGACA ATGCACCCAAAGACCGAAGTCGGAAGGTGGATGACGACACAGTCATTCTCAGCCACGTCCAATCAGGGTCCAGCGCTGTCTATCAGTGCAACGCATCCAATGAGTTTGGTTACGTGTTGGCAAATGCCTTTGTCAGTGTTCTTG CTGAGCCACCGAGGGTGTTGACTCCACCCAACCGTGTCTACCAGGTCATCACCAACAACCCTGCATTACTCCACTGCGCTTCCTTCGGCTCGCCAATACCGACCATCACATG GTTCAAGGACATGCAGACCAGCATTAAGAATGGTGATCATTATGTGATCCATGAGAACGGTACGCTAGAGATTCATGTTGCCCAGCCCCTAAATAGTGGGAAGTACACTTGCATCGCCACCAACAACCTGGGGATCAGGGAGAATCACGTCTACCtggaggttaaag AGCCCACCCGTATCCTGACGCCGCCGGAGTACAAGGTGGTCCAGAGAGGAATGAGTGCTTCCTTCGACTGCAAAGTCAAACACGACCCGTCCCTCGTTCCCACCATGAGCTGGCTCAAGGACAACGGAGAGTTACCCGATGACGAGCG GTTTGTGGTGGGCGAGGACCGTCTGACCATCAGGGACGTGACTGATGGAGATCAGGGCACCTACACCTGCATCACCAACACCACCTTGGACCAGGACTCCGCCAGCGCAATGCTGACGGTTGTAG AGGCTACTCCCACTCCAGCTATCGTCTACG CTAAACCAGATCCACCAATTGGCCTAGAGCTGGCTGACCAGATGGAGAGGAGCGTTCAGCTCTCCTGGACCCCCGGCGATGAGCACAACAGTCCCACGCAGA AGTTTCTGATACAGTACGAGGATCTCTTGCACCAGCCGGGAGTGTGGCTCAACCTGACGGAGGTTGAAGGTTCCATTACCAAAGCCCAGCTGAACCTCTCTCCATACATCTACTACTCCTTCAGAGTCTTTGCCGTGAACCAAGTTGGCTACAGTGAGCCCAGCCAGCCCTCAAGCCAATACAGGACCAACCCTGCAG CTCCTGATGAAAATCCAAGAAATGTTGAGGGAGTTGGAAAAACGGCTGACAATTTAGTCATATCCTGGACG CCACTGACAGGCTTCCAGTCCAATGGACCTGGTCTGGTTTACAAAGTCCAGTGGAGACAAAAGGACGTGGATGAGGATTGGTCCTCGGAGAGCATAGCCAATGTTTCTCATTTCGTTGTGTCTGGCATCCCAACCTACGTACCCTATGAGATCAAGGTTCAAGCTTTGAATGATTATGGAAATGGTCCCGAGCCTGAAGTAGTGATCGGATACTCCGGAGAAGACT TGCCTTTGTCCGGTCCTGACAATGTGCAGGTCATGGTTCACAACAGCACACTCGCAGAAGTACACTGGGAACCAGTATCTCCATCCTCGGTCAGAGGGAAACTCCTAGGATACAAG GTGTACTACCAACGAGAGCGTGGGTTGCACGAAGCAGAAGGGGAAGTGACGAAGGAGGAGCACACCTTGACCTTTAGCGGGAACCGTAGCGACGGACGTCTGCCCGGTCTCCGACCTTACAGCCTCTACAGTCTCTCCATCAGAGCCCTGAACAGCAAAGGAGAAGGACCCACCAGCCAAACCAAGACGTTTGAGACGCTTGAAGGAG TCCCAGGTCCTCCTTCATTTCTGAATGTCATAAACCCTACTTTGGACTCTCTCACTCTGAAATGGGGCCCACCAAAGGAAAACAACGGCCGCCTTATTGGATACACTCTGACATACCAACCAG TCAACAGCACTAGTGTACTGGGACCACTTCAAACTAAGAACTTCCTGGCCAACGAGACCACCATCATCTTGGAGAACTTGAACTCCAGCATGCTCTACAAGTTCCACTTAACTGCCCAGACAATCAAGGGTTCGGGACCCGCAAGAGTTGAGGAGGCCATCACGGTCATGGACACAA CTGTGCTCAGCCGGCAGGTCGACATCGCCACGCAAGGGTGGTTCATCGGGCTGATGTGTGTGATCGCTCTCCTCATCCTGGTCCTTCTCATAGTGTGTTTCATCAAGAGGAACAAGGGCGGCAAATATCCAG TTAAAGAGAAAGAAGACGCTCACCAGGACCCCGAGATCCAACCCATGAAGGAGGATGATGGGACGTTTGGAGAGTACAG TGACACGGAAGACCACAAGCCGCTGAAGGGCAGCCGGACGCCATCCAACGGGACGGTGCGGCGTGACGAGAGCGACGACAGCCTGGTGGACTACGGGGAGGGCGGGGACGGACAGTTCAACGAGGACGGCTCCTTCATCGGCCAGTACAGCggcaagaaagagaaagacacgCACGAAGGCAACGAGAGTTCAGAGGCCCCGTCGCCCGTCAACGCCATGAACTCCTTCGTCTAa
- the nrcama gene encoding neuronal cell adhesion molecule a isoform X4 has translation MDGKRTWVATFSTVLLIFLSQETSALEVPLDLPQPPTITLQSPKDYIFDPRENIVIHCEAKGKPHPGFSWTRNGTHFDVESDSKVLMKPGSGTLVIDISEGKAEAYEGTYQCIVHNEHGTALSNKVVIRQSRSPLWTKERNEVIQVQTGDFLVLHCRPPAGLPPPDIVWMDSNFQRLPLDSRVSQALNGDLYFSNVLPEDSRPDYICYARFPHTQTIQQKQPISVTVLNNSPRGEHRPSFMTPLGATSTKMALRGETLVLECIAEGLPTPNITWQKDGGELPSGRTKFHNFQKTLQIHDVTEADAGDYRCKATNSLGVAQHVIEVTVKAAPFWIGAPRNLILAPNETGILTCRVGGEPKPKISWFVNSVPIDNAPKDRSRKVDDDTVILSHVQSGSSAVYQCNASNEFGYVLANAFVSVLAEPPRVLTPPNRVYQVITNNPALLHCASFGSPIPTITWFKDMQTSIKNGDHYVIHENGTLEIHVAQPLNSGKYTCIATNNLGIRENHVYLEVKEPTRILTPPEYKVVQRGMSASFDCKVKHDPSLVPTMSWLKDNGELPDDERFVVGEDRLTIRDVTDGDQGTYTCITNTTLDQDSASAMLTVVAKPDPPIGLELADQMERSVQLSWTPGDEHNSPTQKFLIQYEDLLHQPGVWLNLTEVEGSITKAQLNLSPYIYYSFRVFAVNQVGYSEPSQPSSQYRTNPAAPDENPRNVEGVGKTADNLVISWTPLTGFQSNGPGLVYKVQWRQKDVDEDWSSESIANVSHFVVSGIPTYVPYEIKVQALNDYGNGPEPEVVIGYSGEDLPLSGPDNVQVMVHNSTLAEVHWEPVSPSSVRGKLLGYKVYYQRERGLHEAEGEVTKEEHTLTFSGNRSDGRLPGLRPYSLYSLSIRALNSKGEGPTSQTKTFETLEGVPGPPSFLNVINPTLDSLTLKWGPPKENNGRLIGYTLTYQPVNSTSVLGPLQTKNFLANETTIILENLNSSMLYKFHLTAQTIKGSGPARVEEAITVMDTMPPLGPAFGTVNTSISEEGAAISWDYFGRHKNVYVEYMVENSKDDWKKELVNGSHWHMIKGLKPGTSYRVRVVARDPADPTVHSTDEVLVAVPAVLSRQVDIATQGWFIGLMCVIALLILVLLIVCFIKRNKGGKYPVKEKEDAHQDPEIQPMKEDDGTFGEYSDTEDHKPLKGSRTPSNGTVRRDESDDSLVDYGEGGDGQFNEDGSFIGQYSGKKEKDTHEGNESSEAPSPVNAMNSFV, from the exons ATGGATGGGAAGAGAACGTGGGTGGCGACTTTCAGCACCGTCCTGTTGATATTTTTGAGTCAGGAGACCTCGGCGTTGGAAGTGCCTCTTGATC TGCCACAACCCCCTACCATAACGCTACAGTCTCCCAAGGATTACATCTTTGATCCACGGGAGAACATCGTCATCCACTGTGAGGCCAAGGGGAAGCCTCATCCCGG ATTTTCGTGGACCAGAAACGGGACCCACTTTGATGTCGAGAGTGACTCCAAAGTTCTGATGAAACCCGGTTCTGGGACTCTGGTCATTGACATCAGTGAAGGAAAGGCCGAGGCGTACGAGGGAACGTACCAGTGTATCGTCCACAACGAACACGGCACCGCTCTGTCCAACAAAGTCGTCATCAGACAGTCCA GGTCCCCCTTGTGGacaaaagagagaaatgaagtTATTCAGGTGCAGACGGGGGACTTCCTGGTGCTGCACTGCCGACCCCCTGCCGGGTTGCCCCCTCCCGACATCGTCTGGATGGATAGCA ACTTCCAGAGACTGCCCCTGGATAGCCGGGTGTCTCAGGCTCTGAATGGAGATTTGTACTTTTCGAATGTCCTCCCAGAAGACAGCAGGCCGGACTACATCTGCTACGCTCGCTTCCCTCACACGCAAACCATCCAGCAGAAGCAGCCAATCTCAGTCACAGTGCTGAACA ATAGCCCAAGGGGGGAGCATCGCCCGAGTTTCATGACGCCTTTGGGCGCCACAAGTACCAAGATGGCTCTGCGAGGGGAGACTCTGGTGCTGGAATGCATCGCCGAAGGCTT GCCCACTCCAAACATCACCTGGCAGAAAGATGGAGGAGAGCTCCCATCCGGCAGGACGAAGTTTCACAACTTCCAGAAAACGCTCCAGATTCACGACGTGACTGAAGCTGATGCCGGGGATTATCGCTGCAAGGCCACAAACAGCCTCGGCGTGGCACAGCACGTCATCGAGGTCACGGTTAAAG CGGCTCCTTTCTGGATCGGTGCTCCCAGGAATCTGATCCTCGCCCCGAACGAGACAGGTATCCTGACGTGTCGAGTCGGCGGGGAGCCAAAACCTAAAATCAGCTGGTTTGTCAACAGCGTCCCGATAGACA ATGCACCCAAAGACCGAAGTCGGAAGGTGGATGACGACACAGTCATTCTCAGCCACGTCCAATCAGGGTCCAGCGCTGTCTATCAGTGCAACGCATCCAATGAGTTTGGTTACGTGTTGGCAAATGCCTTTGTCAGTGTTCTTG CTGAGCCACCGAGGGTGTTGACTCCACCCAACCGTGTCTACCAGGTCATCACCAACAACCCTGCATTACTCCACTGCGCTTCCTTCGGCTCGCCAATACCGACCATCACATG GTTCAAGGACATGCAGACCAGCATTAAGAATGGTGATCATTATGTGATCCATGAGAACGGTACGCTAGAGATTCATGTTGCCCAGCCCCTAAATAGTGGGAAGTACACTTGCATCGCCACCAACAACCTGGGGATCAGGGAGAATCACGTCTACCtggaggttaaag AGCCCACCCGTATCCTGACGCCGCCGGAGTACAAGGTGGTCCAGAGAGGAATGAGTGCTTCCTTCGACTGCAAAGTCAAACACGACCCGTCCCTCGTTCCCACCATGAGCTGGCTCAAGGACAACGGAGAGTTACCCGATGACGAGCG GTTTGTGGTGGGCGAGGACCGTCTGACCATCAGGGACGTGACTGATGGAGATCAGGGCACCTACACCTGCATCACCAACACCACCTTGGACCAGGACTCCGCCAGCGCAATGCTGACGGTTGTAG CTAAACCAGATCCACCAATTGGCCTAGAGCTGGCTGACCAGATGGAGAGGAGCGTTCAGCTCTCCTGGACCCCCGGCGATGAGCACAACAGTCCCACGCAGA AGTTTCTGATACAGTACGAGGATCTCTTGCACCAGCCGGGAGTGTGGCTCAACCTGACGGAGGTTGAAGGTTCCATTACCAAAGCCCAGCTGAACCTCTCTCCATACATCTACTACTCCTTCAGAGTCTTTGCCGTGAACCAAGTTGGCTACAGTGAGCCCAGCCAGCCCTCAAGCCAATACAGGACCAACCCTGCAG CTCCTGATGAAAATCCAAGAAATGTTGAGGGAGTTGGAAAAACGGCTGACAATTTAGTCATATCCTGGACG CCACTGACAGGCTTCCAGTCCAATGGACCTGGTCTGGTTTACAAAGTCCAGTGGAGACAAAAGGACGTGGATGAGGATTGGTCCTCGGAGAGCATAGCCAATGTTTCTCATTTCGTTGTGTCTGGCATCCCAACCTACGTACCCTATGAGATCAAGGTTCAAGCTTTGAATGATTATGGAAATGGTCCCGAGCCTGAAGTAGTGATCGGATACTCCGGAGAAGACT TGCCTTTGTCCGGTCCTGACAATGTGCAGGTCATGGTTCACAACAGCACACTCGCAGAAGTACACTGGGAACCAGTATCTCCATCCTCGGTCAGAGGGAAACTCCTAGGATACAAG GTGTACTACCAACGAGAGCGTGGGTTGCACGAAGCAGAAGGGGAAGTGACGAAGGAGGAGCACACCTTGACCTTTAGCGGGAACCGTAGCGACGGACGTCTGCCCGGTCTCCGACCTTACAGCCTCTACAGTCTCTCCATCAGAGCCCTGAACAGCAAAGGAGAAGGACCCACCAGCCAAACCAAGACGTTTGAGACGCTTGAAGGAG TCCCAGGTCCTCCTTCATTTCTGAATGTCATAAACCCTACTTTGGACTCTCTCACTCTGAAATGGGGCCCACCAAAGGAAAACAACGGCCGCCTTATTGGATACACTCTGACATACCAACCAG TCAACAGCACTAGTGTACTGGGACCACTTCAAACTAAGAACTTCCTGGCCAACGAGACCACCATCATCTTGGAGAACTTGAACTCCAGCATGCTCTACAAGTTCCACTTAACTGCCCAGACAATCAAGGGTTCGGGACCCGCAAGAGTTGAGGAGGCCATCACGGTCATGGACACAA TGCCACCTTTAGGCCCTGCGTTCGGCACAGTTAACACTTCTATATCGGAGGAAGGCGCAGCCATCAGTTGGGATTACTTTGGACGCCATAAGAATGTATATGTGGAATATATGGTTGAAAACA GTAAAGACGACTGGAAAAAGGAGTTGGTAAACGGTTCACACTGGCATATGATTAAAGGTTTAAAGCCCGGGACGTCCTATAGGGTCCGTGTGGTCGCTAGAGACCCGGCCGACCCGACGGTCCATAGCACTGACGAAGTGTTGGTCGCTGTGCCAG CTGTGCTCAGCCGGCAGGTCGACATCGCCACGCAAGGGTGGTTCATCGGGCTGATGTGTGTGATCGCTCTCCTCATCCTGGTCCTTCTCATAGTGTGTTTCATCAAGAGGAACAAGGGCGGCAAATATCCAG TTAAAGAGAAAGAAGACGCTCACCAGGACCCCGAGATCCAACCCATGAAGGAGGATGATGGGACGTTTGGAGAGTACAG TGACACGGAAGACCACAAGCCGCTGAAGGGCAGCCGGACGCCATCCAACGGGACGGTGCGGCGTGACGAGAGCGACGACAGCCTGGTGGACTACGGGGAGGGCGGGGACGGACAGTTCAACGAGGACGGCTCCTTCATCGGCCAGTACAGCggcaagaaagagaaagacacgCACGAAGGCAACGAGAGTTCAGAGGCCCCGTCGCCCGTCAACGCCATGAACTCCTTCGTCTAa
- the nrcama gene encoding neuronal cell adhesion molecule a isoform X3, producing the protein MDGKRTWVATFSTVLLIFLSQETSALEVPLDPKVLEGLPQPPTITLQSPKDYIFDPRENIVIHCEAKGKPHPGFSWTRNGTHFDVESDSKVLMKPGSGTLVIDISEGKAEAYEGTYQCIVHNEHGTALSNKVVIRQSRSPLWTKERNEVIQVQTGDFLVLHCRPPAGLPPPDIVWMDSNFQRLPLDSRVSQALNGDLYFSNVLPEDSRPDYICYARFPHTQTIQQKQPISVTVLNNSPRGEHRPSFMTPLGATSTKMALRGETLVLECIAEGLPTPNITWQKDGGELPSGRTKFHNFQKTLQIHDVTEADAGDYRCKATNSLGVAQHVIEVTVKAAPFWIGAPRNLILAPNETGILTCRVGGEPKPKISWFVNSVPIDNAPKDRSRKVDDDTVILSHVQSGSSAVYQCNASNEFGYVLANAFVSVLAEPPRVLTPPNRVYQVITNNPALLHCASFGSPIPTITWFKDMQTSIKNGDHYVIHENGTLEIHVAQPLNSGKYTCIATNNLGIRENHVYLEVKEPTRILTPPEYKVVQRGMSASFDCKVKHDPSLVPTMSWLKDNGELPDDERFVVGEDRLTIRDVTDGDQGTYTCITNTTLDQDSASAMLTVVAKPDPPIGLELADQMERSVQLSWTPGDEHNSPTQKFLIQYEDLLHQPGVWLNLTEVEGSITKAQLNLSPYIYYSFRVFAVNQVGYSEPSQPSSQYRTNPAAPDENPRNVEGVGKTADNLVISWTPLTGFQSNGPGLVYKVQWRQKDVDEDWSSESIANVSHFVVSGIPTYVPYEIKVQALNDYGNGPEPEVVIGYSGEDLPLSGPDNVQVMVHNSTLAEVHWEPVSPSSVRGKLLGYKVYYQRERGLHEAEGEVTKEEHTLTFSGNRSDGRLPGLRPYSLYSLSIRALNSKGEGPTSQTKTFETLEGVPGPPSFLNVINPTLDSLTLKWGPPKENNGRLIGYTLTYQPVNSTSVLGPLQTKNFLANETTIILENLNSSMLYKFHLTAQTIKGSGPARVEEAITVMDTMPPLGPAFGTVNTSISEEGAAISWDYFGRHKNVYVEYMVENSKDDWKKELVNGSHWHMIKGLKPGTSYRVRVVARDPADPTVHSTDEVLVAVPAVLSRQVDIATQGWFIGLMCVIALLILVLLIVCFIKRNKGGKYPVKEKEDAHQDPEIQPMKEDDGTFGEYSDTEDHKPLKGSRTPSNGTVRRDESDDSLVDYGEGGDGQFNEDGSFIGQYSGKKEKDTHEGNESSEAPSPVNAMNSFV; encoded by the exons ATGGATGGGAAGAGAACGTGGGTGGCGACTTTCAGCACCGTCCTGTTGATATTTTTGAGTCAGGAGACCTCGGCGTTGGAAGTGCCTCTTGATC CTAAAGTACTGGAAGGAT TGCCACAACCCCCTACCATAACGCTACAGTCTCCCAAGGATTACATCTTTGATCCACGGGAGAACATCGTCATCCACTGTGAGGCCAAGGGGAAGCCTCATCCCGG ATTTTCGTGGACCAGAAACGGGACCCACTTTGATGTCGAGAGTGACTCCAAAGTTCTGATGAAACCCGGTTCTGGGACTCTGGTCATTGACATCAGTGAAGGAAAGGCCGAGGCGTACGAGGGAACGTACCAGTGTATCGTCCACAACGAACACGGCACCGCTCTGTCCAACAAAGTCGTCATCAGACAGTCCA GGTCCCCCTTGTGGacaaaagagagaaatgaagtTATTCAGGTGCAGACGGGGGACTTCCTGGTGCTGCACTGCCGACCCCCTGCCGGGTTGCCCCCTCCCGACATCGTCTGGATGGATAGCA ACTTCCAGAGACTGCCCCTGGATAGCCGGGTGTCTCAGGCTCTGAATGGAGATTTGTACTTTTCGAATGTCCTCCCAGAAGACAGCAGGCCGGACTACATCTGCTACGCTCGCTTCCCTCACACGCAAACCATCCAGCAGAAGCAGCCAATCTCAGTCACAGTGCTGAACA ATAGCCCAAGGGGGGAGCATCGCCCGAGTTTCATGACGCCTTTGGGCGCCACAAGTACCAAGATGGCTCTGCGAGGGGAGACTCTGGTGCTGGAATGCATCGCCGAAGGCTT GCCCACTCCAAACATCACCTGGCAGAAAGATGGAGGAGAGCTCCCATCCGGCAGGACGAAGTTTCACAACTTCCAGAAAACGCTCCAGATTCACGACGTGACTGAAGCTGATGCCGGGGATTATCGCTGCAAGGCCACAAACAGCCTCGGCGTGGCACAGCACGTCATCGAGGTCACGGTTAAAG CGGCTCCTTTCTGGATCGGTGCTCCCAGGAATCTGATCCTCGCCCCGAACGAGACAGGTATCCTGACGTGTCGAGTCGGCGGGGAGCCAAAACCTAAAATCAGCTGGTTTGTCAACAGCGTCCCGATAGACA ATGCACCCAAAGACCGAAGTCGGAAGGTGGATGACGACACAGTCATTCTCAGCCACGTCCAATCAGGGTCCAGCGCTGTCTATCAGTGCAACGCATCCAATGAGTTTGGTTACGTGTTGGCAAATGCCTTTGTCAGTGTTCTTG CTGAGCCACCGAGGGTGTTGACTCCACCCAACCGTGTCTACCAGGTCATCACCAACAACCCTGCATTACTCCACTGCGCTTCCTTCGGCTCGCCAATACCGACCATCACATG GTTCAAGGACATGCAGACCAGCATTAAGAATGGTGATCATTATGTGATCCATGAGAACGGTACGCTAGAGATTCATGTTGCCCAGCCCCTAAATAGTGGGAAGTACACTTGCATCGCCACCAACAACCTGGGGATCAGGGAGAATCACGTCTACCtggaggttaaag AGCCCACCCGTATCCTGACGCCGCCGGAGTACAAGGTGGTCCAGAGAGGAATGAGTGCTTCCTTCGACTGCAAAGTCAAACACGACCCGTCCCTCGTTCCCACCATGAGCTGGCTCAAGGACAACGGAGAGTTACCCGATGACGAGCG GTTTGTGGTGGGCGAGGACCGTCTGACCATCAGGGACGTGACTGATGGAGATCAGGGCACCTACACCTGCATCACCAACACCACCTTGGACCAGGACTCCGCCAGCGCAATGCTGACGGTTGTAG CTAAACCAGATCCACCAATTGGCCTAGAGCTGGCTGACCAGATGGAGAGGAGCGTTCAGCTCTCCTGGACCCCCGGCGATGAGCACAACAGTCCCACGCAGA AGTTTCTGATACAGTACGAGGATCTCTTGCACCAGCCGGGAGTGTGGCTCAACCTGACGGAGGTTGAAGGTTCCATTACCAAAGCCCAGCTGAACCTCTCTCCATACATCTACTACTCCTTCAGAGTCTTTGCCGTGAACCAAGTTGGCTACAGTGAGCCCAGCCAGCCCTCAAGCCAATACAGGACCAACCCTGCAG CTCCTGATGAAAATCCAAGAAATGTTGAGGGAGTTGGAAAAACGGCTGACAATTTAGTCATATCCTGGACG CCACTGACAGGCTTCCAGTCCAATGGACCTGGTCTGGTTTACAAAGTCCAGTGGAGACAAAAGGACGTGGATGAGGATTGGTCCTCGGAGAGCATAGCCAATGTTTCTCATTTCGTTGTGTCTGGCATCCCAACCTACGTACCCTATGAGATCAAGGTTCAAGCTTTGAATGATTATGGAAATGGTCCCGAGCCTGAAGTAGTGATCGGATACTCCGGAGAAGACT TGCCTTTGTCCGGTCCTGACAATGTGCAGGTCATGGTTCACAACAGCACACTCGCAGAAGTACACTGGGAACCAGTATCTCCATCCTCGGTCAGAGGGAAACTCCTAGGATACAAG GTGTACTACCAACGAGAGCGTGGGTTGCACGAAGCAGAAGGGGAAGTGACGAAGGAGGAGCACACCTTGACCTTTAGCGGGAACCGTAGCGACGGACGTCTGCCCGGTCTCCGACCTTACAGCCTCTACAGTCTCTCCATCAGAGCCCTGAACAGCAAAGGAGAAGGACCCACCAGCCAAACCAAGACGTTTGAGACGCTTGAAGGAG TCCCAGGTCCTCCTTCATTTCTGAATGTCATAAACCCTACTTTGGACTCTCTCACTCTGAAATGGGGCCCACCAAAGGAAAACAACGGCCGCCTTATTGGATACACTCTGACATACCAACCAG TCAACAGCACTAGTGTACTGGGACCACTTCAAACTAAGAACTTCCTGGCCAACGAGACCACCATCATCTTGGAGAACTTGAACTCCAGCATGCTCTACAAGTTCCACTTAACTGCCCAGACAATCAAGGGTTCGGGACCCGCAAGAGTTGAGGAGGCCATCACGGTCATGGACACAA TGCCACCTTTAGGCCCTGCGTTCGGCACAGTTAACACTTCTATATCGGAGGAAGGCGCAGCCATCAGTTGGGATTACTTTGGACGCCATAAGAATGTATATGTGGAATATATGGTTGAAAACA GTAAAGACGACTGGAAAAAGGAGTTGGTAAACGGTTCACACTGGCATATGATTAAAGGTTTAAAGCCCGGGACGTCCTATAGGGTCCGTGTGGTCGCTAGAGACCCGGCCGACCCGACGGTCCATAGCACTGACGAAGTGTTGGTCGCTGTGCCAG CTGTGCTCAGCCGGCAGGTCGACATCGCCACGCAAGGGTGGTTCATCGGGCTGATGTGTGTGATCGCTCTCCTCATCCTGGTCCTTCTCATAGTGTGTTTCATCAAGAGGAACAAGGGCGGCAAATATCCAG TTAAAGAGAAAGAAGACGCTCACCAGGACCCCGAGATCCAACCCATGAAGGAGGATGATGGGACGTTTGGAGAGTACAG TGACACGGAAGACCACAAGCCGCTGAAGGGCAGCCGGACGCCATCCAACGGGACGGTGCGGCGTGACGAGAGCGACGACAGCCTGGTGGACTACGGGGAGGGCGGGGACGGACAGTTCAACGAGGACGGCTCCTTCATCGGCCAGTACAGCggcaagaaagagaaagacacgCACGAAGGCAACGAGAGTTCAGAGGCCCCGTCGCCCGTCAACGCCATGAACTCCTTCGTCTAa